The following is a genomic window from Daphnia magna isolate NIES linkage group LG4, ASM2063170v1.1, whole genome shotgun sequence.
TTGATGTTGGTTCCACCAGTAAAACAATTCACATCTCCTAGATGTCTACCATTTGCTCTTTGTATCcaactgacaaaaaaaaaaaaaaacagaaaaatttgGTTTCCATCAGTCTAAGGTAAGCAATCCCCAATGTTCTTTTATAATGCTACGTATTGCGCCTAAGCGTATTCTTCTAATTCTTAGCAAACATTTGGTTGAATGATAGtaaataagaagaaaacaacacaaTTAATAATTGCAGGCCAAATCATTAGTGCGATTTCTAAGTAGGTCCCTAACGCGTCTGAATGGTTGGTAGACCTTGGaatgtttttattcttatctTTTCCATCTTTGCTCTATAATGTCATAACGTTTCAGTCTTCGTCGCGCTGTTTGGTTGACTCTTGAATCGTCATCAGTATAGTACTTTGTATGGGCTTCGGTTTAACACACTTCTTTAGTGCAGTCAAACGTTTTTATTCGTAACTAGTGTAGCGCAATTGCCTTTAGCGAAACGAAAAATCATCAGAATGACGTCATCAACCGGTGTATCtgatttatttttccaggCAGTTAAAAGTGACTTGATAGATGAGTTACAGGAGATACGAATCACTTACGGATTGAAAGCAATAACAACCAGCATGATTGGTCAGCCTTGCAACGAAAAAGGCGACACGTCGCTATTGGTGGCCGTTAGCGGAAGACATTTTGTTATGTTCGAATTCTTAATGTCCCAGTTAAAGTTGAATGTCTTCTACAAGCAGAGGGAATACCAGCAGGTTTGCCCAAAGCCAAGCAAACGAGGTCGTGTCATAGACCTACTGCCGTTGTACGCTGCTGAAATCGCAATAGTCCGCGATGTTGCTGGCCAAGTTCCCATCACAAAAATGATAGAATCCATTGATCCATTCcgtgaaaaatttttatggttAGAGATCGTATTGAATTCAATTATGTCAAGCTCAGCCACCAGGTCAGATAAGATTGCAGCACTGGAACTTATGGGTGTAGCTTTCATCGTGAACCAATCCCAGTGCGAAATTCTACGTGGTCGCGGACTAGAATGTTGGAAGGAGGCACTTTGTTTACGTTCATCCACAAGTAATGGCGGCCAAGCGATCCCCAAGATTCCTTACATTCTACCCCATTTTGCTCACAATGCATTCGGAGATGCTTCGGAATTTGTTACAGTGAAGCAACtagaaaaatatgaaaagcAGTTGTCGTTTGATGGATCAGTGGAAGTTTGGCGATCTTGGCGTGATTCCCAGCTCCAAACTCAAGCCCTTCTCGTAAACCAAAGAATTGTGGCCCAGTCCTATCATGCTGGCCCCAGTTACTTTCATTTGAAGCACTTATGGGACTATGCGGATAACTTTTGGAACCACAAACAATACAGCGGTGTGATAAAAATCTTACTTCTGATCCTGGAGCAATCTAGCggatttaattttatttcttctctcAACTGCATTTATGTTTTCCTTGATTCGCTCCAGATGTTGTCACAGTGTTTCCAAACGATTTATCAAAAACCGCTCAATAGCCCAGAAAGAGAAGAATTATCGGTTGAAAACCTTTTGATATCCGTCAAGTTCGGTTCTACCGTGGCTCACTTGTTACCGATCGCACAAGAACACCTCAAGAAATCCACCTACAAGCTAAACATCATGATGAATGTGTATGACATTCTGTCAATTTTGGTTTCCATGTACCCACAACAAAGTTGGCAGGAAAGCCAACAGTTAAAACGATGCCTTTGTCGTTATTTCCGCCTTGATAGCTGGTCAAATATTCTCTTTTTCCCGATTGAAAGACTTATTTCTTTCCACTCTAGATATCCTGGTGGTGCCGCCACCCAAGTGAAGATTGTCCAGCTGTTCCTGGAAGCTGGAGCTGATCCCAACATTACCAACGAAAATGGCAAAACTCCCCTTCATATTTTGTCCGAGAGTTTGTCGAAGTTACATTGGAATGGGATCATATTTCCAGCATCCCCATTGCAGTCGTATTCTACCTTTTTCTACGACGTTTTTAAAGCATTGTTGGATTCAGGGTACCATCTCGACTTGGTGACGAGAGACAAAGGCAGAACTGTTCTcggtattttaaaaaaccaaccGATGTGTCTTCGGCAAGCAGGGGCACTTGGGGATCTCAAATTGAACGAATTGATAAATTCTCTGGTTGGCACAGTATTACCTCTTTCCTGTTACTGCGTACAAAGTATCCACCATCATCGAATCCCGTTTGAAGATCAACTACCACCTAGGCTACAGTCATTTGTTCGCCTCCATGTTGTCAAAGGTAGCTACCAATAAGAAAGTATATTTGAGTCTAGTGtatttgaaaaatgtgttacgattttgattattttttgcAGATTGCGTCACATAAGATTTCTTCGCCTTTTAAAGAGATGACACTGAAAATTTGATTCTCCTTTCCAAGAACGTCAGACGGCCAGAGGAGGTGAATACGTTTGTGGTCGTAATTGAGAATCAATCTTCAGCAGGAACTGTTGTCTACGTGTTACTGTAAACTTATGTAGCCAACGTCAAACTAGAGATGACTGGTTCTTTCATTCTTCCTTGCCTCGGATATTGAATCTATCCCGTTCTAACACTTCTAATCCCAACCAGAGTTATGCCCCAACTGTTCCACAACTTCTTATTCGCAAACACAGCGCATAGACTATGCCGTAACGTGAAATCTGAATGAGATTCTAActaaatcaaatgaaaagtTAATAAGAAAGCTAAATCATTgattctcatttttcttttttgccaaCTTATCGTATGAAGTACGCGGCAACGCGGCTGTTTCCTGTAGTTTGGCTCTACGCTTTAGACAGCCATTTTGGCTCTTTATCTGTCTCCCAACCGGTAATGGCGCGAAGCTGCAAGCTTTGTGATCTGTATCTTGCCTTCTAAGTTGTTATTGATGAAATTTGGTTAAAGTTAAAAACATATTCCGTTTATCTCAGTACCtaaaattttcagaaaaatggTACGCTTTTCCAAATGGGATAAACGAAAAATCATTCATATGACAGTTCACTGTTGAAGGTATTCGTGATCTTCTATTTAACTAACATCGAAAGTGATTTTTGTTCAAGTTTCGATTCCTATATTAGGGGTTATCtaatgaaaaaagaagggcAGATCCTCTGGTCACTGTTTCTCATGAATTTCAGTAGTCTAGTACAGGCAATTAATTACCTTAATTACTGCCTGAGGTGGATCATGTAAGACTTAAGCGAGCTCCAAAAGATTACATCTTGATACACCACTCAATTcagagaaaaaagagggaaTAGATGATGGCCAATGGTACTCAATGTTAGCCCAGTAGCAGCATGCTGTGTTTGCAGTACTACTTGTTCTTTCATACCTTGCCCCAAGGTTGTGGGGGAAACGGTGTAAGCTACAACTCCTTATGACATTTTA
Proteins encoded in this region:
- the LOC116920232 gene encoding protein fem-1 homolog C — encoded protein: MTSSTGVSDLFFQAVKSDLIDELQEIRITYGLKAITTSMIGQPCNEKGDTSLLVAVSGRHFVMFEFLMSQLKLNVFYKQREYQQVCPKPSKRGRVIDLLPLYAAEIAIVRDVAGQVPITKMIESIDPFREKFLWLEIVLNSIMSSSATRSDKIAALELMGVAFIVNQSQCEILRGRGLECWKEALCLRSSTSNGGQAIPKIPYILPHFAHNAFGDASEFVTVKQLEKYEKQLSFDGSVEVWRSWRDSQLQTQALLVNQRIVAQSYHAGPSYFHLKHLWDYADNFWNHKQYSGVIKILLLILEQSSGFNFISSLNCIYVFLDSLQMLSQCFQTIYQKPLNSPEREELSVENLLISVKFGSTVAHLLPIAQEHLKKSTYKLNIMMNVYDILSILVSMYPQQSWQESQQLKRCLCRYFRLDSWSNILFFPIERLISFHSRYPGGAATQVKIVQLFLEAGADPNITNENGKTPLHILSESLSKLHWNGIIFPASPLQSYSTFFYDVFKALLDSGYHLDLVTRDKGRTVLGILKNQPMCLRQAGALGDLKLNELINSLVGTVLPLSCYCVQSIHHHRIPFEDQLPPRLQSFVRLHVVKDCVT